From a region of the Nitrospira sp. genome:
- a CDS encoding PAS domain S-box protein, which translates to MTTSVGTLLERARQNLPEGRLLSREVWQQRHRTLLIILWGHAVALLGFGLWMGHGLMLSSLAGGLVGVATLLASIAPLSRSHRSVLASLSAFMSSALLVHFSGGYFEMHLDAFAMLVLIARYQEWPPLLINAGLVMLYHGGVSQLAPASIYNHPAAIEHAWIWALMYCGFIFVECAGLIAYWRHDEAQRLREERFRQIAEHITEVFWLSDPEKNRILYISPAYENIWGRTCESLYAFPRSWLETIHSDDRDRVLQAALTRQRSGTYDEEYRIVRPDGSVRWIRDRAFPIPDAAGRVYRIAGIADDITERKQAEERLTRSRDLLKSFVEHTPAAVAMFDKQLRYVAVSRRWVQDYHLGDQDFIGRHHYDVFPEIRQYPDWQAVHQRCLAGAVERREEDCFVRKDGSKDWLRWEVRPWHDEIGEIGGIIMSTEVITERKRAEERLRQTLFAMDQAVDAVYWIDSHAKILYANEAASLMVGYSRDELLGMTVHDLNPDFPASMWPGFWEETRRNKTMSFETIHRAKDGRLVPIDLRVSFLAYEGQEFHCAFVRDITDIKRAGEALQTSEARLRCTLDVATDGLWDWNLTTLQAYYSPSWIRLLGFEDQDIPMNNVFDWKSRVHEDDRPWVEQALDGHLEGRTASYIVEHRIRHRSGEWKWFAMRGKVVQWDEQGRPLRMMGTMIDITERKVSDGALTQAAQILERKNRELAEARDKALEAAKIKAEFLATMSHEIRTPMNGVIGMTELLLDTALTSEQREYAETVRLSSEHLLDIINDILDFSKIEAGKLDLEELNFDLHATMEEAVGLLGERAYDKGLELSCLVQSGVPTTLRGDPGRLRQILVNLIGNAIKFTDQGEVVVTVSAEREPEGVTAASADGTGRTIRFEVSDTGVGISSKQQAKLFQPFTQADGSTTRKYGGTGLGLAICKQLVESMGGRIGVDSKVGLGSVFWITVPFLLQAEGAQQAAPPPAALNGRAVLIVDDHATNRRVLEQSFRGKGVRYESAESGLQALQCLRNAADRHTPFDLAILDMQMPGMDGLELARRIKAEQAISATRLVLLTSVGRRGDAQAAQDAGIVAYLTKPIRRSLLFECLNLVLGSSSESAGSTAQSPIITRHSLMETQMRSRPLILVVEDNPVNQKVAANMIEKLGYRVTVAANGREAVESLARIPYALVFMDCQMPEMDGFEATRVIRDQEACVQSGGGKTPRIPIIAMTANAMAEDRERCLEAGMDDFLSKPVVTKSLAAILNRWLPHDTASTKAA; encoded by the coding sequence GTGACGACCAGTGTGGGCACCTTGCTCGAACGCGCTCGGCAAAATTTGCCTGAAGGACGGCTTCTGTCTCGGGAAGTCTGGCAACAACGGCACCGGACCCTCCTGATCATCCTATGGGGTCACGCCGTCGCCCTCCTGGGGTTCGGACTCTGGATGGGCCACGGCCTCATGCTCAGTAGCTTGGCGGGAGGCTTGGTAGGGGTCGCCACGCTCCTGGCATCGATCGCTCCATTGTCCCGCAGCCACCGCTCGGTACTCGCGTCGCTCAGTGCATTCATGTCATCGGCGTTGCTTGTGCACTTCTCCGGCGGCTACTTCGAGATGCATCTGGATGCGTTCGCCATGCTCGTGCTTATTGCGCGATACCAGGAGTGGCCACCCCTCTTGATCAATGCGGGACTCGTGATGCTCTACCATGGTGGGGTCAGCCAGCTGGCCCCTGCCTCCATCTACAATCATCCCGCAGCCATCGAGCATGCTTGGATTTGGGCCTTGATGTACTGCGGCTTCATCTTCGTCGAGTGCGCCGGCCTTATTGCCTATTGGAGGCATGATGAGGCTCAGCGTCTGAGAGAGGAGCGCTTCCGACAGATTGCGGAACATATCACGGAGGTGTTCTGGCTCTCCGACCCCGAAAAGAACCGCATCCTCTATATCAGCCCCGCCTATGAAAACATTTGGGGCCGCACCTGTGAGAGTCTGTACGCGTTCCCGCGATCGTGGCTGGAAACGATCCATTCGGACGACCGCGACCGAGTGCTTCAGGCGGCGTTGACCAGACAGAGATCCGGTACCTATGACGAAGAATACCGCATCGTGCGGCCCGATGGGTCTGTGCGATGGATCAGGGATCGAGCGTTTCCGATCCCTGACGCGGCGGGACGGGTCTATCGGATTGCCGGTATTGCCGATGACATCACCGAGCGCAAGCAAGCCGAGGAACGGCTTACGCGCAGCCGTGATCTCCTCAAGTCCTTTGTGGAACACACGCCTGCCGCCGTCGCGATGTTCGACAAGCAGCTCCGGTATGTTGCTGTCAGCAGGCGTTGGGTACAGGATTACCATCTCGGCGACCAGGATTTCATTGGCCGGCATCATTACGACGTGTTCCCTGAAATTCGGCAGTATCCTGATTGGCAGGCCGTTCATCAGCGCTGTCTGGCCGGCGCTGTAGAGCGACGAGAAGAGGACTGTTTTGTGAGAAAGGATGGAAGCAAGGACTGGCTTCGATGGGAAGTGCGCCCGTGGCACGATGAGATCGGTGAGATCGGCGGCATCATCATGTCTACCGAGGTCATCACTGAGCGCAAGCGGGCCGAGGAACGGTTACGTCAAACCCTTTTCGCTATGGATCAAGCGGTGGATGCGGTTTACTGGATTGATAGTCACGCCAAGATCCTCTACGCCAACGAGGCTGCCAGCCTCATGGTGGGCTACTCCAGAGACGAACTCCTCGGCATGACGGTGCATGACCTCAATCCGGACTTTCCGGCGTCCATGTGGCCGGGCTTCTGGGAGGAGACGCGGCGAAACAAGACCATGTCCTTCGAGACCATCCATCGGGCCAAGGATGGGCGACTCGTCCCGATCGATCTTCGCGTCAGTTTCCTCGCCTATGAAGGGCAGGAGTTTCACTGTGCCTTCGTTCGTGACATCACCGACATCAAGCGTGCGGGAGAAGCGCTCCAAACCAGCGAGGCGCGCCTCCGTTGCACGCTCGATGTCGCTACGGACGGCTTGTGGGACTGGAACCTCACGACCCTCCAGGCCTACTACAGTCCCAGTTGGATTCGTCTCCTGGGCTTTGAAGACCAGGACATTCCCATGAACAACGTCTTCGATTGGAAGAGCCGCGTTCATGAGGACGATCGGCCTTGGGTCGAGCAGGCACTGGACGGTCACCTCGAGGGCAGAACCGCCAGCTATATCGTCGAGCATCGCATCCGCCACCGCTCAGGTGAATGGAAATGGTTTGCCATGCGCGGAAAGGTGGTGCAGTGGGATGAGCAGGGGCGCCCCCTTCGCATGATGGGCACGATGATCGATATCACGGAACGGAAGGTATCGGATGGCGCGCTGACACAAGCCGCGCAAATTCTTGAACGGAAAAACAGAGAACTAGCGGAAGCCCGCGATAAAGCGCTCGAAGCCGCGAAGATCAAGGCGGAGTTTCTGGCCACGATGAGTCATGAAATTCGGACGCCGATGAACGGCGTCATCGGAATGACCGAGCTGCTGCTGGATACGGCACTGACGTCGGAGCAACGCGAGTATGCCGAGACGGTCAGACTTTCCAGCGAACATCTGTTGGACATCATCAATGACATCCTCGACTTCTCCAAAATCGAAGCCGGTAAGCTTGATCTGGAAGAACTCAACTTCGACCTGCATGCGACGATGGAGGAAGCCGTCGGCCTGCTGGGGGAGCGCGCCTATGACAAAGGCCTTGAGCTGAGCTGTCTCGTACAGTCCGGCGTGCCCACGACGCTGCGAGGGGACCCCGGCCGCCTGCGCCAAATCTTGGTGAATCTGATCGGCAATGCCATAAAATTTACGGATCAGGGCGAAGTCGTCGTCACCGTGAGCGCCGAGCGTGAGCCCGAAGGGGTGACTGCCGCAAGTGCCGATGGCACCGGCCGAACGATTCGATTCGAAGTATCGGACACCGGAGTCGGAATCTCCTCAAAGCAACAGGCGAAACTCTTTCAGCCATTCACTCAGGCCGACGGCTCCACCACAAGGAAATACGGGGGCACCGGCTTGGGTCTTGCCATCTGCAAGCAGCTCGTGGAGTCGATGGGAGGGCGAATCGGCGTGGATAGCAAGGTCGGACTTGGGAGCGTCTTCTGGATCACTGTGCCCTTTCTCCTCCAAGCAGAGGGAGCTCAGCAAGCCGCGCCTCCTCCGGCCGCGCTCAACGGTCGTGCAGTCTTGATTGTGGACGATCACGCCACGAATCGGCGGGTTCTTGAGCAGAGTTTCCGTGGAAAAGGCGTGAGATATGAAAGCGCTGAGAGCGGGTTGCAAGCCTTGCAGTGCCTGCGCAACGCAGCCGATCGGCATACCCCATTCGATCTGGCCATTTTGGATATGCAGATGCCGGGAATGGACGGATTGGAATTAGCCAGGCGGATCAAGGCCGAACAGGCGATCAGCGCTACGCGCCTCGTTCTTCTGACCTCGGTTGGCCGGCGTGGTGACGCCCAAGCCGCTCAAGACGCCGGGATCGTCGCGTATTTGACGAAGCCGATTCGCCGGTCACTGCTGTTTGAGTGTCTCAACTTGGTTCTGGGGAGTTCGTCCGAGTCTGCCGGTTCCACCGCTCAGTCTCCGATTATCACCCGGCATAGTCTGATGGAAACGCAGATGCGGTCCCGGCCGCTTATCCTGGTGGTCGAGGACAACCCGGTCAATCAAAAAGTGGCGGCGAATATGATTGAGAAACTCGGTTATCGGGTCACCGTTGCCGCAAATGGGCGAGAAGCCGTCGAATCGCTGGCACGGATTCCCTATGCCTTGGTGTTTATGGACTGCCAGATGCCGGAAATGGATGGTTTTGAAGCGACAAGGGTCATCAGAGATCAGGAAGCGTGTGTCCAATCAGGGGGCGGCAAGACACCTCGCATCCCTATCATTGCCATGACAGCCAACGCGATGGCGGAAGACCGAGAGCGGTGTCTGGAGGCAGGGATGGACGACTTCCTCAGTAAGCCTGTCGTCACCAAATCTCTGGCTGCGATCCTGAATCGCTGGCTGCCTCACGACACGGCCTCCACGAAAGCCGCATAG
- a CDS encoding SDR family oxidoreductase, with protein MKPRVLITGAAGLIGRYFMGTASRWAPGWDVHGVARGDLDLTDHAAVEEAWRLLKPTAVIHCAALSRTKDCEQNPHLARRINVEATVRLAHLSKNIPFIFLSSGEVFDGRQGWYRENDDPTPINFYGKTKLEAEQLVLQNPRHTVVRIVLTAGTSPHGDRSFVEDMSQGAKSGKTMTLYRDEFRCPLPAGAIARAIWELTGADAPGLYHLGGRERLSRWEIGQALLPWYPELQGRLVEGSARVHTGAPRPADLSLNCEKIQAVLSFPIPGFRSWLDGRVRRGTDLWDYEASLS; from the coding sequence ATGAAGCCGCGTGTCCTCATCACCGGGGCGGCAGGATTGATCGGGCGATATTTCATGGGGACCGCTTCTCGATGGGCGCCCGGCTGGGATGTGCATGGGGTCGCTCGCGGCGACCTCGATCTCACGGATCACGCCGCTGTCGAGGAAGCTTGGCGGCTTCTGAAGCCCACGGCAGTCATCCATTGTGCGGCCTTGAGCCGAACAAAGGACTGCGAACAAAACCCTCACCTTGCTCGACGCATCAATGTGGAAGCCACGGTGCGTCTCGCGCATCTTTCCAAGAACATTCCCTTTATTTTCCTGTCGAGTGGCGAAGTCTTCGATGGTCGACAAGGCTGGTATCGGGAGAACGACGACCCCACGCCGATCAATTTCTATGGCAAAACGAAGCTTGAAGCAGAACAGCTGGTATTGCAGAATCCTCGGCACACGGTAGTTCGGATCGTCCTGACGGCAGGAACCTCGCCGCATGGCGATCGAAGTTTTGTCGAAGATATGTCCCAAGGAGCCAAGAGCGGCAAGACCATGACGCTCTATCGCGATGAGTTTCGCTGTCCGCTCCCTGCGGGCGCTATTGCACGTGCCATCTGGGAGTTGACCGGAGCCGACGCACCGGGTCTCTATCATCTTGGTGGCCGGGAACGACTGTCTCGCTGGGAAATAGGGCAGGCGCTGTTGCCATGGTATCCGGAACTGCAAGGCCGGCTTGTGGAAGGCTCCGCACGTGTTCATACCGGCGCGCCGCGCCCTGCCGACCTTTCGTTGAACTGCGAGAAGATCCAGGCGGTCTTATCGTTTCCCATTCCAGGGTTCCGAAGTTGGCTGGATGGCAGGGTGCGTCGAGGCACGGACTTGTGGGATTATGAGGCCAGTCTGTCGTAA
- a CDS encoding cupin domain-containing protein, which yields MSVQPIILRPDQHEPALNVVGTQVTVLASNAATQSYGITLQQGAEGTGPPPHRHDWDEAFYVLKGEIHFLCDGNDYDCTAGTLVHVPRGTVHGFRYGSGGGQMLEITGPGALAAQMFTAIDKEIPPGPPDVPKLLDVLKRNGVTVAV from the coding sequence ATGAGCGTTCAACCGATTATTTTGAGACCGGATCAGCATGAGCCCGCGTTGAATGTGGTCGGAACACAGGTGACGGTGTTGGCGTCGAACGCGGCGACGCAGAGCTATGGGATCACTTTGCAGCAGGGCGCGGAAGGAACAGGCCCTCCACCGCATCGCCACGATTGGGACGAAGCGTTCTACGTCTTGAAAGGTGAGATTCACTTCCTGTGCGATGGGAACGACTACGACTGCACAGCTGGGACTCTCGTGCACGTTCCGCGAGGAACCGTGCATGGCTTTCGTTACGGAAGTGGGGGTGGTCAGATGCTCGAGATTACCGGGCCTGGTGCGTTAGCGGCTCAGATGTTCACGGCGATCGACAAGGAGATTCCTCCTGGACCGCCGGATGTGCCAAAGCTACTTGATGTGCTCAAGCGTAATGGGGTAACTGTTGCGGTGTGA
- a CDS encoding DUF1295 domain-containing protein — translation MFVSDPLPLVLAAYLVMTIVMTLLWAVQRKTRNAAIGDVGWCVGLILTVLWYASQAGGGTDRIFLTVMLVTLYAGRLALHILFNRVIGKQEDARYRRLREEWGESESAKMLAYFLLQALAVAAFSLPFLVLMWNPRPPSALVELIGLLIWGVAVAGEARADRQLAHFRADPRNQGRVCREGLWNYSRHPNYFFEWLHWCSYVVMTLGAPGWVFTLIGPIGMGLALLKITGIPRAERQALSSRGEEYKAYQATTNAFFPWFPRPSPYISVKS, via the coding sequence ATGTTCGTATCGGATCCGTTGCCACTTGTGCTGGCAGCCTATCTGGTCATGACGATCGTCATGACCCTGTTATGGGCCGTGCAGCGGAAAACAAGGAACGCGGCGATCGGGGACGTCGGGTGGTGTGTAGGGCTCATTCTCACCGTCCTATGGTATGCCTCACAGGCGGGCGGCGGCACCGATCGTATATTCCTCACGGTGATGCTGGTGACGCTCTATGCGGGACGGCTCGCGCTCCACATTCTGTTCAATCGTGTGATTGGGAAACAGGAAGATGCTCGGTATCGTCGACTGCGTGAGGAATGGGGTGAGTCAGAGTCGGCGAAAATGCTCGCCTACTTTCTCCTGCAAGCGCTGGCTGTGGCGGCGTTTTCACTCCCATTTCTGGTGCTGATGTGGAATCCCCGGCCTCCCTCCGCCTTGGTCGAGCTCATCGGTTTGCTGATCTGGGGAGTGGCCGTAGCCGGTGAAGCGAGAGCCGACCGGCAACTCGCGCACTTCCGTGCCGATCCGAGAAATCAAGGCCGCGTCTGTCGAGAAGGCCTCTGGAACTACTCACGCCATCCGAATTATTTTTTTGAATGGCTCCACTGGTGCTCGTATGTTGTGATGACTTTGGGAGCGCCCGGGTGGGTATTCACATTGATCGGCCCGATCGGTATGGGGTTGGCCCTTCTCAAGATTACGGGCATTCCACGGGCGGAACGGCAGGCGCTTTCAAGTCGAGGAGAAGAATATAAAGCCTATCAGGCGACGACCAATGCTTTCTTTCCGTGGTTTCCTCGACCAAGCCCATACATATCCGTTAAGTCCTGA
- a CDS encoding TldD/PmbA family protein, which translates to MHTPTWDEFAELALKRIAASGAEYGDIRIQDSITEQLEGEDRRIASIRDVHDQGFGVRVLYHGAWGFAASSILSLEEVPRVADLAVEIAKGSASVAIEKVRLAAEPVYRDRVVTPYRIDPFSVPLEKKADLLLQTMDTLQRQSGIARSSAGLWARRDKKLFVSSEGTHLEFDLLAGQGECSATALHEGRFASRSFNTPHLRKGYELIEEADFLREASRVADQAVEKVTAPAVDAGHYDLVLDPEHLSLTIHESCGHPSELDRAIGYEANYAGTSFLTTDKRGNFRYGSPAVSLVADNTESETLAATGYDDDGVMCQQWDIVRNGIFVGYCTNREVAPKIGESRSRGSNRADGWANIPIVRIANIGLEAGEATRDQLIEDVQRGIYIEGHGSYSIDQRRYNFQFGGDAFWLIENGRRTHMLRDVIYHGITPEFWNSCDGVADRTSRRRYGFITCGKGQPGQSGWMTHAASPARFRRVQVIRGEGSS; encoded by the coding sequence ATGCACACTCCAACGTGGGACGAGTTCGCCGAGCTTGCGCTCAAGCGTATTGCGGCCTCGGGTGCCGAGTACGGCGATATTCGCATTCAGGACAGCATCACGGAACAGCTCGAGGGTGAAGATCGGCGAATTGCCTCGATCCGAGACGTTCATGACCAAGGGTTCGGCGTGCGTGTGCTCTATCATGGAGCGTGGGGGTTTGCGGCGAGTTCGATTCTGTCCCTTGAAGAAGTGCCGCGGGTCGCAGATCTGGCCGTCGAGATCGCCAAGGGTTCTGCGTCGGTCGCCATCGAAAAAGTACGATTGGCGGCGGAGCCGGTTTATCGTGACCGTGTCGTCACACCGTACCGCATCGACCCGTTCAGCGTGCCGTTGGAGAAGAAGGCCGACTTGCTGCTCCAGACGATGGACACACTGCAGCGGCAATCCGGTATTGCGAGAAGCAGTGCCGGCCTGTGGGCGCGCCGGGACAAAAAGTTGTTTGTCTCGAGTGAAGGAACGCACTTGGAGTTCGATCTATTGGCGGGGCAAGGCGAGTGCTCGGCGACCGCGCTACACGAAGGCCGGTTTGCCTCGCGCAGCTTCAACACGCCTCACCTCAGGAAAGGCTATGAACTGATCGAAGAGGCGGACTTCCTGCGGGAGGCTTCGCGCGTTGCCGATCAAGCAGTCGAGAAAGTCACCGCTCCGGCGGTCGATGCCGGCCACTATGACCTGGTGCTCGACCCGGAGCATCTGTCCTTGACGATCCATGAATCCTGTGGCCATCCGAGTGAACTGGACCGCGCGATCGGGTACGAGGCCAATTACGCCGGGACCAGCTTCCTGACGACCGACAAGCGAGGCAACTTTCGCTATGGCTCACCAGCCGTGAGCCTCGTGGCCGATAACACCGAATCAGAAACACTGGCCGCGACCGGCTACGATGACGACGGGGTGATGTGCCAGCAATGGGACATTGTCCGCAACGGGATCTTCGTCGGGTACTGCACGAACCGAGAAGTGGCGCCGAAGATAGGTGAGTCTCGTTCGCGCGGCTCGAATCGGGCCGACGGCTGGGCGAATATTCCGATCGTGCGTATCGCCAATATCGGGCTCGAAGCGGGTGAGGCAACGCGCGATCAACTGATCGAAGACGTGCAACGCGGCATCTATATCGAAGGCCATGGGTCCTATAGCATCGATCAGCGCCGCTACAATTTCCAGTTCGGCGGCGATGCGTTCTGGCTGATTGAAAACGGCAGACGGACTCACATGCTGCGGGACGTGATCTATCATGGGATCACCCCGGAATTCTGGAACAGCTGCGACGGGGTTGCCGATCGGACCTCTCGCCGCCGGTACGGCTTCATTACCTGTGGGAAGGGGCAGCCGGGGCAGTCTGGGTGGATGACCCATGCCGCCTCTCCGGCAAGGTTTCGCCGCGTCCAAGTGATCAGAGGCGAAGGGAGCTCATGA
- a CDS encoding PilZ domain-containing protein, protein MMKTYAIRKKLRTHVQCQFCYFCDGALANGIVWDLSEAGWRSTGERPIPVGSETTVYITLSNGNKILIDTAVVRWSEGREAGWEITRMDEASRARLMDFIEQFKAADVTSKTSDKVRRH, encoded by the coding sequence ATGATGAAAACATACGCGATCCGCAAGAAGCTACGGACCCACGTTCAATGTCAGTTCTGCTATTTCTGCGACGGCGCACTTGCCAATGGAATTGTCTGGGACCTCTCGGAAGCAGGCTGGCGTTCGACGGGAGAGCGTCCCATACCCGTTGGGTCCGAGACGACCGTCTACATCACCCTGAGTAATGGAAACAAGATTCTCATCGATACTGCTGTGGTGCGCTGGTCTGAGGGGCGCGAGGCGGGATGGGAAATTACGCGGATGGATGAAGCCAGCCGGGCCCGCCTGATGGATTTCATCGAACAGTTCAAAGCGGCTGACGTGACCTCGAAAACATCGGACAAGGTGCGTCGACACTAG
- the hpnR gene encoding hopanoid C-3 methylase HpnR — protein MKFLAVHPGPLMYTKIYLRLEPLGLEMVAQACRQAGHDVRLIDLQADTWKDYQALIRTWKPDAVAFGCNYLANVPEIVDLAKLTKQELPNSFVFVGGHSASFVAKDFLEHGNGAIDCVLKGEGEVAAPKLLMAVEQDRKAITKVPGVVTLDGEGPPAQFIENLDDIRPARDLLRNRHKYFIGVLDPCASVEFARGCPWDCSFCSAWTFYGRSYRTVSTEKAVEELEQVQEPGIFLVDDVAFIQAKQGMEIGEAVARRGIKKQYYMETRGDVLLRNKEVFQFWKTLGLQYMFLGVEAIDAEGLKMHRKRISLGRNFEALEFARSLGITVAINLIADPDWDRERFEVVRQWCLDIPEIVNISVNTPYPGTESWVTESRKLHTRDYRLFDIQHAVMPTKMPLADFYAELVKTQQVLNKKHLGWVALKGTAKIAAGHLMRGQTNFIKMLWKFNSVYNPELQMADHRRPVVYEMSPPPEKKDKVDAKQLYILPAKGRQGRAIDDSTETFVDESRMGTAV, from the coding sequence ATGAAGTTCCTCGCAGTCCATCCCGGTCCGCTCATGTACACAAAGATTTATCTTCGTCTGGAGCCCCTTGGACTTGAAATGGTGGCTCAGGCGTGCCGCCAAGCGGGACACGATGTCCGTTTGATCGACTTGCAGGCGGATACGTGGAAAGACTATCAGGCGCTGATCAGAACGTGGAAGCCAGACGCCGTTGCGTTCGGCTGCAATTACCTGGCGAATGTTCCGGAGATCGTGGATCTGGCGAAGCTGACCAAGCAGGAACTGCCGAATTCGTTCGTCTTTGTCGGGGGCCATAGCGCCTCGTTCGTGGCGAAAGATTTTTTGGAGCACGGCAACGGCGCCATCGATTGTGTGCTCAAAGGCGAAGGGGAAGTCGCAGCTCCCAAACTGTTGATGGCGGTGGAGCAGGATCGTAAGGCGATCACAAAAGTGCCGGGGGTTGTGACACTTGATGGCGAAGGACCTCCCGCACAATTTATTGAAAATTTGGACGATATCCGTCCTGCGCGTGATCTGCTTCGAAACCGCCACAAATATTTTATTGGTGTGTTGGACCCCTGCGCCTCGGTCGAATTCGCGCGGGGCTGCCCGTGGGATTGTTCCTTCTGTAGCGCCTGGACTTTTTATGGCCGCAGCTATCGAACGGTCAGCACGGAAAAGGCTGTGGAGGAGCTGGAGCAGGTTCAAGAACCGGGCATCTTCCTGGTCGACGACGTGGCCTTTATCCAAGCCAAGCAGGGAATGGAGATCGGCGAAGCGGTGGCGCGGCGAGGGATCAAGAAACAGTATTACATGGAGACGCGTGGCGATGTCTTGCTGCGCAACAAAGAAGTCTTTCAATTCTGGAAGACGCTCGGGCTCCAGTACATGTTCCTGGGTGTGGAGGCGATCGATGCGGAAGGCCTCAAGATGCATCGCAAGCGCATCTCGTTGGGCAGAAACTTCGAGGCGCTCGAATTCGCCCGCTCTCTTGGGATCACCGTCGCCATCAATCTCATCGCCGATCCCGATTGGGATCGGGAGCGGTTCGAGGTCGTGCGGCAGTGGTGTTTGGATATTCCGGAGATCGTGAATATCAGCGTCAACACCCCGTATCCCGGTACTGAGAGCTGGGTCACGGAATCCCGCAAGCTCCACACGCGGGATTACCGTCTGTTCGATATTCAGCATGCCGTGATGCCGACCAAGATGCCGCTTGCTGATTTTTACGCGGAACTGGTCAAGACCCAACAAGTCTTGAACAAGAAGCATCTCGGCTGGGTTGCGCTCAAGGGCACGGCCAAGATTGCGGCAGGGCATTTGATGCGGGGACAGACCAACTTCATCAAGATGCTGTGGAAGTTCAACAGCGTTTACAATCCTGAGTTGCAGATGGCGGATCATCGCCGTCCGGTCGTCTACGAAATGTCGCCGCCGCCGGAGAAGAAAGACAAGGTCGACGCGAAACAGCTGTACATTTTACCCGCGAAAGGCCGTCAGGGTCGGGCTATCGACGATTCCACCGAGACTTTCGTCGACGAATCCCGTATGGGAACCGCGGTCTGA
- a CDS encoding TldD/PmbA family protein yields the protein MTVLSDKWPKMTSHDEFRFLSDMIMTRSSADHTIVSLRDHHAGTTRFANNQVIQNVDARRGMLTITVAFGGRHGTASTTDFTAGSIQDALARAERIARVSPADPEYLPPPAPCRFPIRETAKSETVAAGPVRRLEYATEAIGQCRMENLMAAGVVSSSGTAVGIAAENGLFGYERRADARFSLTVQAGDATGWSAAAHRSIDHLKVQERTLAAITKAKRGRDACELPAGRYAVILEPAAVAGLWAWLLWSLDAKSYMKGTSPFAGKLGHTIVDERLTLRNIPDHADLLGEGFTHEGLPSTDSVWIDRGILKQLVYDRFTAKTDGVKIIPTLEAPALSVEGPPAHSIQDLIKGAERAILVTNFWYIRPVNPRELILTGMTRDGTFLVEKGEVVSAVKNFRFHESPLQVFRHIDRWTSPMEAVNSETGKMLVPAMVLPRFQFSSVTRF from the coding sequence ATGACCGTCCTGAGTGACAAGTGGCCGAAGATGACCAGCCACGACGAGTTCCGCTTTCTCAGCGACATGATCATGACTCGCTCGTCGGCTGACCATACGATCGTGAGTCTTCGCGATCACCATGCCGGAACGACACGGTTTGCCAACAATCAAGTCATCCAGAATGTCGATGCCCGGCGCGGTATGCTGACGATAACGGTCGCCTTTGGCGGGCGGCATGGGACGGCGAGCACCACGGATTTTACCGCCGGGTCGATCCAGGATGCGTTGGCCCGTGCCGAGCGGATCGCTCGAGTGTCACCGGCCGATCCCGAATATCTTCCGCCTCCCGCTCCTTGCCGGTTTCCCATCCGAGAGACGGCCAAATCGGAGACGGTGGCAGCGGGGCCGGTGCGACGTCTGGAATACGCCACTGAAGCGATCGGTCAATGCCGGATGGAGAATCTCATGGCCGCGGGCGTGGTGTCGTCATCAGGGACCGCGGTCGGGATCGCCGCCGAGAATGGACTGTTCGGCTATGAACGTCGAGCCGATGCGAGGTTCAGCCTGACCGTGCAAGCGGGTGATGCGACGGGGTGGAGCGCGGCAGCCCACCGGTCGATCGATCATTTAAAAGTTCAAGAGCGGACGCTCGCCGCCATTACGAAGGCGAAGCGAGGCCGTGATGCATGCGAACTCCCGGCGGGACGGTATGCCGTCATTCTTGAACCGGCCGCTGTGGCCGGCCTCTGGGCATGGTTGCTATGGTCACTGGATGCCAAGTCGTACATGAAAGGGACGAGTCCTTTCGCCGGCAAACTGGGACACACGATCGTGGACGAACGGCTGACACTTCGGAATATTCCGGATCATGCCGATCTACTTGGAGAAGGATTTACCCATGAGGGGTTGCCGAGTACGGATTCGGTGTGGATCGATCGTGGGATCTTAAAACAGCTGGTCTACGACCGATTTACGGCGAAGACCGATGGTGTGAAAATCATTCCGACATTGGAAGCCCCTGCGTTGTCGGTCGAAGGACCTCCGGCACATTCAATTCAGGACCTTATCAAGGGTGCGGAACGCGCGATTTTGGTGACAAACTTTTGGTACATCCGCCCCGTGAATCCTCGCGAGCTCATACTGACCGGCATGACCCGGGACGGCACGTTTCTGGTCGAAAAGGGAGAGGTTGTCTCGGCAGTCAAAAACTTCCGCTTTCACGAAAGCCCGCTCCAGGTATTTCGACATATCGACAGGTGGACTTCGCCGATGGAGGCGGTGAATTCAGAGACCGGTAAGATGCTGGTCCCGGCCATGGTCCTGCCTCGATTTCAGTTTTCCAGCGTGACCCGTTTTTAG